Genomic window (Lutra lutra chromosome 17, mLutLut1.2, whole genome shotgun sequence):
GAAATGACCTAGTTTCTTCCCCGCCCGCACCCCTTCTGGCGCACAGGTGGCGGCAGGAGGTCTGTTAGGCGTTAGACCCTGTGACTTCACTCTATGAAATCTGCAGACTAAGATCCGGACTCCGTGGAGAATTACTGCTCTGCTGCCTGACCATCCCTCTGATCCCGTCAGGAAGTTACTCTGAAGGAAACTCCACGTAAACAGTATGGAGGCAGCTGCTTTGTCTTCCGGTCTGAGTGCCTTTTCAATTTGGGGGACAcactcctgcccctcctccaccttctaaCAGGTGGGGTGGAAATAAATGTGATAGAAACGCAGAACGGAGTAAATCAAGTGGACTGGAAAGGAACGGAATGAAATGAAGCAGAACGTGGTAGGATAGAATGAATGGGATGGAACcgaaaaataataaaggggaaaTTCTCTTGAGAGTTTATCCTACAGACTTTTCAgcaaggaggaagaggcaggatgGTGACCGCTGTCCACCTGTCCGAAGATCCAGGGTGGCATAAAATTACCTCATAGTTTGACTCAATGTTTCCTTTTGGTAGAGTGGGGACCGATGGATCCACAGAAACTTTGGGCAGGGGTTTTCTGGGGCTGTGAGAATAGTTCCTGGGGGGTGCTGATGGTAGATCCTTCTGCAGGGGAATGAAGAGATCAGTTAGGGACCACAGGCACAGACTGCCTTAAAATCACAGTGGCTAGAAAGTGTCAGCGTGCATTCTTCAGTGACCCCAGAGAGGAATAGTTTTCACCAAGTCCTTACAAAGAATCAGAAGTGGATGTAAGTTTATGACCCAGGGCCCTGCCCctgatctagatctagatctgtCTTTTCACCTGGCTCCCTTTGCAACCTCTACTCCCAAACTTCTTCGCACCCCAGCGCCTGCTAGCTAGTGCCACCTTGTCTGCAATCCAATTCAGAGCCCTGGAGGGAAAAGGAATCCAGTAGGAGCCAGAGACCTAGAATCTGGCCCAGCTGCGTCCGAGGCCTCGGGCCACTTTCTCTCCATCCCTGGCCTTGCGGTGCACAGTGAAGATTCTACAGGGTGGTTTCTCAGACTTGTCAAACACAAATTCTCAGATCGTATTTCTGCGgcagctttttaaaatcaaactcaGCAGAGCCCACATTACCTCATAAAACTGCTCTGGGGGTTCTGGGGGTAGTACCTGGGGGAAAAGAAAGTAGTGAAGAGGTCAAGGGCTTGGGATGGGGACCAGTCCCAGAAATTCTCAGAAACAGCTTTGGCCTCAGAGGCAGGTATATCCTTCCTGATTCTCAGAGGAGCTCAGGCTAGGCATTGTCATAAGGAAGGGCAAGAAGACAAGAAGAGATGGGAAGCCAGGGAAGACCTTGGGATCCCCagagaaggcaggggaggagaTGCAGAAAGACTTAAGCCAGCCCTAGGTATCAGGAGAACACACCTCACTCCCCAACCCAAGAGGTGGGACTGGAACAGCCCTGCTGGCCTGGGGAAGGATCAGATGgtcaggggagcagggagggtccCTCTGGAGCACTGCTCACCTTTTTTACTCCAACCTGTCCTTCAGGTTCAGGTAAATTGGCATACATGGGCCTCGGCCAGTCTAGAGAAAGGGAATGCCAGCCTGGGGCTGGAGATGGGAAGAGATGTGAGGGAAGGGGTTGTTTCTCCAGGGCACTCCTATCCCCAGAAAGGTAGTGGCAGAAaccttccttccgtccttcccaGGACTCCCCAGCACAGCTCCAGTGAACTTGACCAGGAAATCTAATTCTGGGTTAGATAAGGCTCTTTGATGAGGTGGCCGAGGATGGAAATCTAAGACCTAGCCCTAGTGGGCCTCTGGAGCATGGGTTtatcctttctccttcctgggcGTGGATCTCCTCTCTGTGAAACTGAGCTGGATTGGACAGTCTCTTCGATTTCAGGGGGGAGGGCATCCTTCCGGAATCCCAGCCCAGAGATGTCAAAgatgtttcattttgcttttagtcAGCCCCCATGCATCAGTAGAGGGCGCGTGAAGCACCGTGCTGAGGTGGGTTATAAGGCTGACTCTGGGTTCAGCAGGGATGAATGTTGTGACTGATTCTCTCTGCCTACAGCAATCAACTGGGAAAGTTTTCTGAAAGTGAAGAAGGAGAGAATATCCTATTTTTTTGCTATGGCTGTTGGAACAGGGGAGAACTCCTCAGGGTTCTTGGCTCCAATCTCATCCGTGATCACTAGTGGCAAAGCTGGGAGCAGAGGCCCAGACTCCTGGTaccagccccttccccagaccCCGCTGCTGCCCTGGGCATCAATGATGAAGTCACTTACTGGAACAGGACACTGCACAGGGCCCCTCTGCAGAGGTGGGTGTTGCTCCCTCCTGGATGGGGTCCTCCGCTTTTTTGCTTGAGAACCTAAAACCCCAAATCCCTCATTCTTTTGCCTCCAGTCCTTGCCATCTTCACAGGCCCTACCCATATCCCACATCCGTCCTTGAGCAATGTCCCAACCCCCCTGAGTTCCCCAGTTGCTACAGACACAGCTCAGCACCATGGTCAGCAACACTGCGGCCAGCAGGCCGAGTTCCCTAACCCATTCATTCCCAGCATTACCGTCTGGCGTTTCTGTTGCAGAGGAAATAGCCCAGCCCTGTGGATAGGGTAATGAGAGTCAGGATCCCAAGGGTAATGCCAGCAATGACTCTTGCAGACAGGGAAGACCTGGGACCTGGGCAAGGAGCAAGAATCAGGACCCTGGTCTGACACACCCTTTTGCCTGCCCTTGTCTTCATTCCCAAGCTGTGGCTTTGTCTCTACTGTCACTTGATAAACAGGTGTTTTCCAGTCGCTGGGAGGCAGCATTTTGTGGTATTAATAGCATCATTTCTGGAGACAAATGGCCTATTCACatctcagctgtgtgaccttgaccatgctacttaacctctctgtgcttcacctGTCTCCTCTGCAGAACAGGGATAATAGTGTCAGTGTTTGGTAAAAAGACTCAACAGAAGAGTATTCATGTTCAAAATATGGAATGTTCAACATGCCCCAGATAGGACAATATTTAGACCCATGAGAAGTGATCAGTAAATGTTGGTGGGATGACAATACTGCTTGGGATAATGGGTCAAATACAGCTTTCAGAGGAAAGGGTTTTGAAAACCAGAAAGCTGGCTTtcccccctcttccccctcctttttcATACCTGAGTCACCTTTGACTCTCTGGGGCCCTGGGACCACGGGCAAGTGACATCCCCTTCTGAGTcccgtttcctcatctgcaaagtgatGAGGCACAGTAATGATGCGAAGATGAAATGAGGTCGTGACTGTGGATGCCGGGCACACCACAGGTGATTGATTAATAAATGGCAGCTGTAATCATTAACGTGGGCCTGTGTTTGCCCATCCAGCTTCTGCCCAAAAGCCTTCCCCAAGGGGTGACATCCAGCCACAGGGATTAGGAAGGCAGCCGTGAGGAtcggggggagaggaaggggctctctgctttggcagggcaggagggggccTCCAGGGGACATCGGGGGTCTTAGTTTCACTCTCTAagcctttctttctgtgtcaaacAAGCATAGCCATTCATAAACCTCTAGGCTTCTAGGGGATTAAGGGAGCTCCCATGTAGGAGTAAGAGCGCCGCACCTGACACAGTCAGTACTCGGTAAGAGGCTGTGACATGACCTGACGATGGTGAGAGACGCTGTCATCCACCAGGCTCTAGGCTCCAAGAGTCCTTCCTACGTGACCTCGTTCAAATCCTGCAACAGCCCCGTGACCATCAACCATACTCACTGCTTCCTCCTCGGAGCCTCAGTTGCTCCGTTCATCAAAGGGTCTTCACAAGCCCAGAGTGTTGTTTTGAAGATTCAGTAAGGTAGTTTGGGGAAGGTGCACAGGGTCCTCCTCTCGGTGAAAACTGAGAACCTGACTCCTGAGGCGGCCAGCCTGGCTTCAAACCCTAGGATGGGTCTCAGGCTCTCCTACACAATGGAGGTGCCAGCAGGCCTACCTCAGAGCTGGCTGGCAGGGGGCACCCACGAAGGACTTGCTGATACTGTATATGGAAAGCCTTGTTTCAATCATGTGGCTTAGGCtcaataaagaataattttacttGTTTAACAAACACAATATGCCAGGCACTGCCATAAAAACCTTACCAATGTTGGTTAATTTTGAACGACCCTCTGATATAAGCATAgttgttatgtttattttacccACAAGGAatcagaggttcagagaggttaagcagcatgcccaaggtcacactgccaATAAGCATTAGAGCTGGGATACAAAACTCTGACACTGTGTTGCCCTCTCAAGAACTCAAGATAAAAATACAGGTACTCGCTTCTAGTCACACCCAGCTGTGACTAATACAATTAATTAATACAATTCCTATAATTAGGGGCATGGGGggcgctcagttggttaagcatctgccttcggctgggatcgagccccacgtcaggctccctgctcagcggggagtcagcttctccctctccctttgccccaccccctgcttgctcattctctctctctctctctctctctctccaacaaatagaatctttaaaatatatattattttgggggcgcctgagtggctcagtcggttgagcctctgccttcggctcaggtcatggtctcagggtcctgggatcgagccccacattgggctctctgctcggtggggagcctgcttctcctctctctctgcctgctctatgcctacttgtgatctctctctctgtcaaataaataaagtctttttaaaaaataaaatatatataattcctaTAATATAATTCCTACCAGTTCACTCTTTCACTCATTGGCTATCTCCCTGACTCATTGTCCTTCTAAACAACTCTGGAAGATAACGCATCACAACCCCCATTTCCAGGTAAGAAAACCGAGGCTCAGTGCGGCCTGGAGGGTTTTCCAGGGCCCACAGCTGGGAAGGAGAGGTTCTGGCTCCCGAGCATTAAAGGCTGGGATTTGGCAGCTCCAGATTGGGAACCTGGCCCATGCAGTACACCTGTTGTTGCACTAGAAGATggcatgggggggaggggagcatggACGCACTCACCTGCCACTCTGACCAGGACGGAGGCAGAGCGGGCCAGGTGGGTCACCGGGTTGGAGGCCGTGCAGTTGTAGACGCCCTCATATTCCCAGGTCAGGGCCTCGATGATTAGCTGCTCCCCCACATACACAGCGGTGGAGTGCTCAAGGGTCCAGTGAAACTTAGCGCCCGGCTGGGACTCTGCCTGACACTGCAGGGTCAGGCTGGAGTTGAGCTCTGCCTGGATAGTGCCGACTGCCCCAGACGCCGCCCTGCTGGTGATGTCCACTCGATCTGGGCCATCTGTGTGCAGAGCCAAACATCACCCACTGGGGAGTTTTCCCGTTCTGCCCACTCGGCTTCCGCGCTGGAAGCTAGACCCCTGCCCTCGCCCCCGCTTCTTGATTCTAACAATTCTAGGCTGGAGCCTGGAGAACGAAGTCTCTTCTAACTGCCATTGAAAGGAGTCTCAGCAAGATGTTCCCTTTCCCTCCTTAGCCGCCAAGCAGGCAGCCTGTGGTCCACAACATGGAAGGGAGAAACCCAATgcaaaacatcaaaataaaaaacaaacccccCGCTCTTGCGAAAGCGAGCTCTCACCAAGGAGCCTCGCAACACATCCAGGCTTCCCGGATTGTTGCTGTACCCCGTGAGCATAGCCCCACACTTGCAAAAACTTTATCATTCTGGTGGACTTTCTTACTGACGAGCAAATGGCCCTGTTGCAATATTTAAATTTCCATCCTTCTATTCTCCAAAGTAGAGATTCCTGCAGAGTTCCTTCCCGAAGCCGGAAGGAGATCATTGGCACTTGGCTCTCCTCCCATGCACatgaaggaaacaaatgaaatggccGTTGAGTTTCTCATGCAAACTAAGAGTTGAGTCTTTGTCTTACTTAAGTTAACGTGAACTACTGGAAAGAAGGATGTGAAGAGTTTCTAGCTGGGACACTCCGGAAAAGGAGGATAATCCTGTCCTCATCCCCTCCTAGGTATACTTGGATATTCTCCCCATCCGAACCCCATGGCCATCAGGATCCCTCAGGGTCTTCCCATCCTGGTGACAAAtcctccacacagcagccagagggatccCTAAGTACAAACTTGACACTGTCCCTTCCCTGCTTAGAACCCtccatggctccccagtgccctcaGGACAAAGGCCATGGCTGACCAGCTCATTCACAATCCAGACCCCTCTGGCCctacctctcccctctccacacctctcccctctcaaTTCAGAAATAAGATCCTTCTCGGATGTTCCATCTTTATCATATTTCCTCTTAACTTCAGAGCCTTCAcagattctcttccttctctggaatgctcttccaggAGTCTGCTCCACATAGCGACTTACTCGTCCTCTGGATCTCATGGTGGACACCACCTCTCACCATGAGCCTTCCCACATGCCCCAGACCGGTGGGGCCTCCTTGGGTTCCCCAAATCCTGTCGTCCCATGGCAGTCCTCTTGACACTATTTTTCTTGGCCTGATTATCAACCTCCCCACCCAAGGTAGGCTGGGAGCTCCAACAGTCACGGCTGTTACTCAGCAAGCACCCCAcatttgctcagcagagagggagaacagaagaGCAGTTTGGGGCTTCATGACTGaagtgggaagggggaagggagcagCAGTGTATGTAAGCCCCACCTCCACGTGCCCCGGGTACCTAACACGTATACATGCGGAGTATATACATGTAACACGTATACATGCAGACCCTACTTTCTCTCCCTGCAGGTGCCTCTTCTCCGCGTCAGCTCGTGGCCACTATACCGTTTGAGTAGCTCAGGCAAAAAACCTTGCAGTCAGTGCCTTTCTCTTTCACTTGTGTCAACAGCAGCAAATCCTGAGTTCTAGATTCAAAATGCATCCATGGTCCCATGGTCCGACCCCTTCTCATTCCCCTGACGGACGACTGTGGCCACCCTGAGAAGGCGCCTTGCAGACTTCTGACAGCCCGAGTTTCAATAGCCAAGTGCCCAGCCCCTGAAATCCACTGCCGGCCCTCCCACGGGCTGCACCTGACCTGTACGAGCGTGTTGGGGAAACCGAGGAAGGCCCCTTCCTGGGAGATACGGGGCTCCCTGACAGCCTTGATGATGTCAAGACTTAATGACCTCAGACTGCATGGTGTTCTCCATGCTTCCATCcaaccttctctcccttcccgtCCCCTGTTGCTCAGGGTGGACCAAGACCCCCTCCCTACGTTTCTGTATGGGAACATTCCTCCTACTAAAATCCTTGCATGGGTCACCCCTTTAATCCTACCTTGGGGTCTGTCTCTCCAAGGACCCAAACAAACACAACATCTTCTCAAcctcctccctctccactgcTTCCACCCTATAGACAAGGGCCCAGGATACCCTGTGAAAACCTAAGTCTGAACCTCTCCTCCCTCCGCTCACAGCCTCTTGTTGCTTCCAGGCCCTCGCCATGGCTCACGGGGCCCTGCAGGGTCTGCCCCCTCTCCTGTTCTGTCCTCCCCCTAATTCTCCTGTCCGGTTGCCTTGGCCTCCTTGGGTTCCTTCCCCCACTGCGCACTGCCCATCTCGCATGCTGCTCCCTCCCGGGCGCTGTTTTCCCTTAGCTGCCGGCAGGGTTCTGCGTGAGCACCACCTCCTCAGGGATGCCTCCCCTGACTGCCCCACCTGACTAAGACTGcaacaccctcccctcccagcttccCCTGGCTCTCTTGCTGCCTTGTGGTTCTGCTCACCTGCCTCTCCCTCGCTTAGCTGTTCAGGGCGTGTcttcccactagaatgtaagcccACAAGGACAGGTGCCCCGCCTGTGCCCAGACATagctggcacagagcagggaTTCAATAATTGTGGAAGGAATGGCTAGAAGGAACAAccaaaagggagagagggagggagcgaggaGGACGAGGTCCAGCCTGGGTGACTCACAGCCGATGGTGAGCGTGAGGGGCTCGCTTCGCGCCTGGCTGCCCCGGCTCCACACCTCGCACTCATAGGGGCCCATGTCGTCTCGCTGGAGGCCGTGGATGACCAGGCTCCGGTTGCCGGCCGACAGCATCAGGTGCTCGCTTGGCCGGAGGGCCTGGCCCCTCAGGAACCACAGGACTGCAGTCACCTTGCGGGAGGTCTGGCAGGTCAGTGTCACAGAGCTGGCATTTTCCACGGGAGTCAGGCTTGAGGACACAATGTGAGGCTTGGGCAGCATTTCTggaaacacagagagacacagagtggGGGTCAGGGACCCTTCCAGGCACACGCCATAGGGCTTTCcagggatgtgtgtgtatgtgttgtgggtggggtgtgtgtgtatgtgtgtgttctttgcCTATGACTGCATTATACGGGAGGTACGAGTGTGTGCTGTGTGACAACGATGTAAGTATGTTATGGGttttgtgtgtatggtgtgtggtATATGGACATGTCGTGTGTAAGTTTGTGTCTGTTGTATGTGTgtattgtgtatgtatgttttgTGACTATGAGGTATTGTATATTCACTCTGtgagtgtgttgtgtgtgtatatattttctgCATGGGAATGTATGTTGTGTGTGGTATTGTGTGTGTTAACGCATGTGAATTGTATGGTGTTCTATATGCTTTGTGTATGACTATGTTGTGTGTGTCGTATGCATAGACCGGAGTGTGTGTAATGTGTGTCAGTTGTGTACATGTGCTGAGGGCACTGAATGTACAGTATGTGGTGTATTTCCTGCGTTGTATGTGAAGACACTGAGTGactgtaatgtgtgtgtgtatattctaTATTGTGTGTATACATGATTCGCATGGGAGCGTGTTGTGTTTGCGGTATTGTTGGTTGTATACGTGTTCCGTGTGAGGTATGGACGTCTGTGTTTTATGTGAGTATATCCTGTGCGTAGCAGATGGGTTGTGTGTATGTGCGAGTTTATTGCTTGTATGTGTTGGGGGTTGGTATGTACAGTGTGAGCATGTGACGCAGGTCTATGCTGTGATATGTACTGTGTGTTACATGTATCTGTTGCATgcatgttgggtttttttgtttgtttgtttttaaagattttatttatttatttgacagacagagatcacaagtaggcagagaggcaggcagaagcggggggggggtgcggtggagaagcaggctccctgctgagcagagagcccgatgtggaactcgatcccaggatcctgggatcatgacctgagccgaaggcagtggtttaacccactgggccacccgggcgcccctgttgCGTGCATGTTGTATGTGCTTTGCATGTATGTTGTATGTTGGTAGTGTTGTGTGTACTGTGTGTGAATTACATGTGTCTTGTGTGTGTTGTGCATGTATGTGAGTGTGCTGTGCATATGTGGTCATTATTTGTGTGCTGAGATGTATGAATACTGCGTGTTTGTTATGTATAATCAGCCCCCGCAGTGACTTTCAGAGAATTGAAGAATGGACACAACCCACAGACAGCCAACAGGGTCTTGTGGAAGATGGGCCAAGCCCAGAGCCAGGTCTTTCCCCATGGTTAGAGCCCCGTTCTGCCACCAGCCACGCAGGAAATCCCCACTCTTCTGGGTCCTCCCCAACCTCTGGGATATTGGTGTAGCTCTGCTTCTCAgaggagcaaaggagaggaacaGGAAAAAGAGACTCACCAAGGACTCGGACTTGAAGAGCACCCAGGCGGAGCAGGTGGGTGGCACTGTTGGACACCAGGCACCTGTACATGCCTTCATGTTCCATGGACACAGCCTGGATGGTGACCGTTCTCTTGGTGGAAGATAGGGTGGAATTATTGTGGAAAAACCAGGAATAGTCAGGAGGTGGGTGAGACTGTGTTTCCACAGAGAAGGTCACAGTGGAGCCCTCTGTCACCTCAACCACTCCCCCGCTGGATACACCAGAATCCACCTTGATCTCGAATGGGTCAGGACCATCTGGAAGGACAAGAACAATCGTAGCAGGAGTGATCTCATCAGCAATGGGTCTCTTAGACCTCAggaatcaataaatattactatttctcttctctccacccaAGCTCTGGGTCAGTTACAAAGGAGGTGCCAGAGTCTAATGGAAATGAAATGTCAGCCTGATCCCTGGGTGAAGCAGGATTGTAGGACACATCTAAAGCGTGCCAGCAAATGCTCTTTCCTTGTCCCTACCCAGGCAAGACTTTGTAGCAAACATCTGAAGGGTAAGGAACTTAGTTTTAGATCTCTTAACCTGGATATTCACAGTAGAGTCCAAGCAGAGACATCAGTTAGTTACACGTCTGGAGTTCAAGGGTAGACAAGTCCACATTTGATAGTATCTGGAGCTGTGAGACTGAATGAAATTACCAAGATAGGGGGTGTCCGTGAGGGCTGGGGAGAATGGAAAGGGACTCACAGTTCACAGTCAGGAGGACAGGATCACTGCTCTGGGCCTGGTGGAAACCCCGAGTTGGCATTTGTAAGGCACGGAGTCCTCCCGCTGCACGGGCTGGATGGTGAGGGTCTTGCCATCTGTGGACAGCAGCATGCGCTCATGGAACACAACGGGGAGATCGTTGGAGAACCAGTGGACGGTAAAGTTGGCGTCCCTGGTGTCGCAGTAGAGGGTCACCTCTTCTCTCTGTTCTATGGCAACAGCCTGGCTGATCAAAATGGTGGGCCTGGACAGCAGTTCtgcacagggagaaagagagaggaggcagaggcagagacacagacagaggaGGACCAGACAAAACGTAGCCACAGAGGGACCCAGAGAGACTGGACTGGAATTGCCAAAAGACGAATGAGGTCAAGGCCTAGACTCAGATGCTAGATCTACTGCTCATTTTAAGTGTGATCACGGGTGACTTacttcccctctctgaacctcattaAAGGGGATTGTACGAATAAAGCAGAAGGATCTGGGATATGACAATGGGTCCATTAGTAGCAGCTGTAAGGAGAACCACGCTTGTAACTGGGATGCCAGCCAGATCCCACTGCCCACTTCTTAGCCAACCTTTCCCACCCACAACCATGCCAGGCACagtccacccctccacccctgccccgaGTACAACGGATCTGACCAGGTATTGCCAGACCATCTGGTTGGCTGGGCCAATCAGATTTGTCCTGTTGGGATTTGGGGCACGGAATACTGATGGGTGCTTTAGGTATGAAGACAGGGATCAGAATGATAGCCTTGTTTTCTCTGCCCACATCTCTGAATCTGCCATTGAGTCTGGGGTGCCCAGGGTGTCCAGGACATAGATGGAACAAGGTCCTTCTCACCTTGGGTGATGGTCAGTGGGTTGGCATTGGTGGTGAACTGGGCTGCAGCTGGCAGACTCCACATGGTCAAAAGCGAGgctggtggggaagagagaagagacatTCAGAGAAGGTGTATTGAGAGTGTCCAGTTATGGTCTTCGTAGAGGAAGGTCTAGGTCATGGACATGGCATTTCACCCCTAGAGGCCTGACTCCTAGCCACTACTGACTGACCATGTGACTTGTGGCATGTTTTTAATCTTCTTGAGTCTCAATTTGTGCAGCTGCAGGATGGACATAACGTCACCTGCAGCCCGGGGTTGTGTGTTGTGGTAATGAACACTGGCATGCTGTAATGGGGCCCCCCGAGGGTCACTGTGCTCCAATGACGCTCACTGTGCAGGAAATCCATGATCCGTCTCTTCATTCCGCAAGAGCGAAAGAGATGCTCAGAGAGGTGGAGTCACTTTCTGAGACCATTACAGTTAAGTGGCAAACTTGAACCTGGTCTGCCAGCACCTAAAGGCTATTCTACCACTGCATCATTCTTCCCATCAGCCCAGGGATGGGCACAGAGCTTATCCAGGATAAACAGGAACTTCTATTATCAGGTGGggacggcggggggggggggggggggggggggggggggcagggattAACCTTCTGTACCTCCGCAGACTTGCCCTCAGGGAGAGATATCCCTCCCTCCGGGAGGAAAAGGGAACCAGACAGCAAGAGTTGGTTTTCCAGTTGGCCAATCTACATTCACGCTTGAAGAGTGGGGACCCCCCCACACAACCCCCTCCCGACTGCCTGCCGTGCTCCTGTGCAGCTGACCTTGACCttgacccccacccctcccctcagcccaaTTCACGGAGGCCAGTAGCCAGGtttctctctccagccctccctGGACCCCAGGCTGGCCTGAGGCCTGCCCCATTCCCTGCTCAGTCAGTGGTTAAGGGCATGGGCCCTTAAGATATATGGAAAAAACTACTGGGTCTATGATCATGGGCAAGAGGCTCTCTCTTTGTGAGCCCCAATTTCTTCAACAGCAAAATGGGGAGAATAGAACTTAGTGCATCAGGTTGTTGGGAGGTTTGATGAGCTATCAGATGGACACGCTTGAAACAGTTCAGAGTAAGTGCTCAGTCACTATTATTACAATCATTTCCATGTTTGTATTTTCTGCCTGTAATATTGCTAGAGGTTAAGTCTACAGGCTCAAAGCCTGCCTGCCTGTGAATCccagctttgtctttttttttttttttttggcaagtcATGTCCCCTCTGTgagtctgtttccccatctgtaaaatggagta
Coding sequences:
- the CEACAM20 gene encoding LOW QUALITY PROTEIN: carcinoembryonic antigen-related cell adhesion molecule 20 (The sequence of the model RefSeq protein was modified relative to this genomic sequence to represent the inferred CDS: inserted 1 base in 1 codon) — protein: MLEACRWSEDSACVCKPGHTGQVPGPMGLADLRGHHWVGILLAASLLTMWSLPAAAQFTTNANPLTITQELLSRPTILISQAVAIEQREEVTLYCDTRDANFTVHWFSNDLPVVFHERMLLSTDGKTLTIQPVQREDSVPYKCQXRGFHQAQSSDPVLLTVNYGPDPFEIKVDSGVSSGGVVEVTEGSTVTFSVETQSHPPPDYSWFFHNNSTLSSTKRTVTIQAVSMEHEGMYRCLVSNSATHLLRLGALQVRVLEMLPKPHIVSSSLTPVENASSVTLTCQTSRKVTAVLWFLRGQALRPSEHLMLSAGNRSLVIHGLQRDDMGPYECEVWSRGSQARSEPLTLTIGYGPDRVDITSRAASGAVGTIQAELNSSLTLQCQAESQPGAKFHWTLEHSTAVYVGEQLIIEALTWEYEGVYNCTASNPVTHLARSASVLVRVAGPRSSLSARVIAGITLGILTLITLSTGLGYFLCNRNARRFSSKKAEDPIQEGATPTSAEGPCAVSCSTPGWHSLSLDWPRPMYANLPEPEGQVGVKKVLPPEPPEQFYEKDLPSAPPRNYSHSPRKPLPKVSVDPSVPTLPKGNIESNYEVLVSPEHSIYCQIIP